The Streptomyces sp. HUAS MG91 sequence ACCGTGCGCTACATATTGCACGAGCTCACGGGCGCCACCTTGCAGAACTTCCTGGACGCGGTGCAGTGGGATCAGCTGGAACCTCACTTGAGGGCAGCGTCAGACCCTCGACAGAAGGTCGGTCGAGTTCTGCTCGACGGGCTAAATGAATTGAAGCGAAGCGGTCGACTCGTGCTGCTCCGCGTGGACGACTACAACGCGTCCGGACTCACTGGCCCTGAGTACGAGGACGGCCGTTTCGCACGTGTGGTCAGGCGCACCTTGGACAGCGGGAAGGCCGGCTCCGCAGGTGGCTCCTACGGCTTGGGAAAGGCCGCGCTGTGGGCAGCCAGTCGTTTCGGATTGGTGCTCGTAAGCAGCACCCTTTCGGTCCCCGAGGACGGACGCACCGAGCGACGTGTCACCGGACGCCTGGAGCTTCCCTGGCACCGGATGAGCGGTATGGACTACGCGGGTCCCGCATGGTTCGGAGTGGAGGCGCCAGGCCTTCAACACACCGCCAACTCCTGGTGGAGCGACAAGGATTCGACCAAGCGCCTCTATCTGGAGCGGGACGACGCACGACCCGGAACTTCGTTCCTCGTGGTCGGCGCCTACGACGGCTCGGGTGAAGCCGAGGAGCTCGACGAGATGCACGAGCGTCTGGTGTCGAGCCTCGCACGCAACTTCTGGGCCTCGATGGTGGGTGGCGAGTTCGAGAAGCCCAAGCTCCGTGCTTCCGTCAGCGCCTTCCGTAACGGCACAGTCGTGAAGCATGAGCAGGTGATCGACCCACATGTCTACGAGCCTACGCGCTCCCGAGCGGTGAAGGCCTTCCTGGACGGCACGACCGTCTCCGAGCTCACCGACCGGTCGCAGGTTCTGGAGGCAGCGGTCCCACTCGGACTCAAGCGCCGGAAGGACGAGCCCAGCTCGATCGATCCTGGGGTTCACGAGGCTGTCCTGCTTGTGGCGATCGCCGATGAGCAGGACGCGAACCCCGATCAGATCTCCTACATGCGCGCCACCCGCATGGTGGTGAAGCAGAAGCGTGTCGGCGACCTGCCGCTCGGGCACCGTCCGTTCCAGGCAGTACTCCTCGCCGGTACCGCGACACGACGCGAGTCGCCCGACACCGAAGCGGCCGAGTTCATGTTGCGCACGGCCGAGCCGCCGGACCACAACGACTGGGTGAGCACAGAGGACCTCACCGCGACTTACGAGCGAGGTGCCCGCCAGAAGATCATCGACTTCAAGAAGGAAGCGGAACAGCGTGTACGTGAGGTCCTCCGCAACAGCGAGCAGGAAGAGCCACAACGCGAAGGGCCAGAAGTACTAAGAGACCTTCTACGTCTCGACCGTCCCCGACTACCACGCACTCAGGGTTACCCGACGGTTCAGGCCGTCGAGGGTCACGTGGACGACGAAGGAGCCTGGCGGGTCGCAGTGACGGTGAGGCTACCCAGACGCGAGGATCCCTGGCTCCTGACCGCTACGCCCATGTTCCTTTCCCGTTCGGGAGGAGCGGTCCCGGTGAAGTGGGAAGACGTCACCCCGGTCGAAGGCTGCTCCCTCACCTCGCAAGGGAATCTGGCCTTCGAGGAAGGGGCGACGCGCGGCAAATTCAGCGGAATCACCGATCCCGAAAGTCACCCGGTGAACGGAGCGATGTCTCAGATCTCGGTCGACGTGCGGCGCGCGAAGGAGTTCGACGCATGAGAACTGCATTTCCCTACCCCGTACTCAGTAGCGACGTGAATCTCCGTGTGGAAAAAGTCTTCGTGGAGAACAAGCCGGTTCCCATCAGCCGGGTGAACGACCGCGATCAGATCGTTGCTCTGGATGATCTGGACACCGGAACGAAGGGCTGGGCTGAAGTCCGTCTGAACGTGTCCGCATCTGTCGACGCGCGCGAGTTGAGGGGTGGACCGTGGATCGGCATCTCGTGCATGGCGGTTCTCACCAACCGGAAAACGAAAGTCCATCAGGCATTCGAACTGCGTGAGAGGGAGCCAGGATCCTGGGTTGGCGAGATCGAGATCCACCGGCTGGAACATGTAGAGCGAAGCCAGATCAACGCTCAGATCGTAGCGGAGTATGACGGTGTCCCGGGGCGACTCATTGGATTCACCGCACTTCCTTGGCAAGTCGACTTCGAGTCCCGACGCCCGGTAGAAGAGCGCTCCCTCAAGATGAAGTGGCTCGACTTCGACGATCCCTCCAACGACCACCTCAAAGAATTCAAGGAAAGTCCTTGGCTTCTGGATTTCGAGGGAGGAGAGCCGGTCCTGTGCCTCAACTCTTCTTTGGACGGTTTTCGAGGCGTACTCGAAAATGCCGCTACTCAGGAACAGAAACTTGTTCGCGAGGTCCTCTCTTCTCAGATTGCTTCGGAGACATGGATCTCTCTATTCAACTCCGCCGCATACAATTGCGAGGTCGTTGAGGGCGAACCGGTATGGCCCAGTGGATGGCAGGCAGACGTTCTGCGGAAAATGCTCCCGGATGTCTTCCCTGCTATGGGTGCCGACGAAGCCCTATCGATGCTTGTCGAGGCCCGCATCAATGGCGAGGACGGAACGAATATCCAGCGCCTCGTCGCGCATGCAGCAGGAATCCAGTCCCGTAAATCTCGAAAGATTACGACCACGCTCCGGGACCTGCGCCGCATGGCGAACCAGAAGGGTGACAAGTAGAAATGGCCAAGACGTTCGAATACCCCGACAAGATCGGAAGAATCTCGGACTCCGTGGCGAACAAGGCCGTCACTCGAAACCTGCTCGACGGAGGCCCACTTCCAATCGAGATGTTGGTGCGCGGATCGACTGAGACAACAGACGAATCGCCCCGATGGGAGGCTGCAGAGCTGCGGGGGTTGCTCGAAGAAGCCATGTCGCGTTTCCGTGATGATAAACCTTCTGCTTCCGATGCCTGGCTCGCCCCCCGCTTGCATTACACACTGCGCCTCACCAGGGCGGAGGCAGTCGACACCACGTTGTGGAACTTCATCGCACTGCGAGTTGCTCCAGATTTCGTGCGCTGGCGGTGGGGGAAAGTGAAGGACGGCCGACTGGTAGTCAG is a genomic window containing:
- a CDS encoding helix-turn-helix domain-containing protein → MIELTEDFSAWLSGLLASRSMSQKQLAELTGVTAAAVNGWVNGRSEPRYEKIAAIAEALGVEIEDAVNRRAPVSPAHEASWAFRPAPEDGGREGGNTAAFAFTPSLNVLAREATQNSLDEKCDGDEPVTVRYILHELTGATLQNFLDAVQWDQLEPHLRAASDPRQKVGRVLLDGLNELKRSGRLVLLRVDDYNASGLTGPEYEDGRFARVVRRTLDSGKAGSAGGSYGLGKAALWAASRFGLVLVSSTLSVPEDGRTERRVTGRLELPWHRMSGMDYAGPAWFGVEAPGLQHTANSWWSDKDSTKRLYLERDDARPGTSFLVVGAYDGSGEAEELDEMHERLVSSLARNFWASMVGGEFEKPKLRASVSAFRNGTVVKHEQVIDPHVYEPTRSRAVKAFLDGTTVSELTDRSQVLEAAVPLGLKRRKDEPSSIDPGVHEAVLLVAIADEQDANPDQISYMRATRMVVKQKRVGDLPLGHRPFQAVLLAGTATRRESPDTEAAEFMLRTAEPPDHNDWVSTEDLTATYERGARQKIIDFKKEAEQRVREVLRNSEQEEPQREGPEVLRDLLRLDRPRLPRTQGYPTVQAVEGHVDDEGAWRVAVTVRLPRREDPWLLTATPMFLSRSGGAVPVKWEDVTPVEGCSLTSQGNLAFEEGATRGKFSGITDPESHPVNGAMSQISVDVRRAKEFDA